A portion of the Nitratidesulfovibrio termitidis HI1 genome contains these proteins:
- a CDS encoding DegT/DnrJ/EryC1/StrS family aminotransferase — MRDTFLVFGQPLIEQAEMDEVLDSMKRAWIGTGPKVHQFEKDFAAYKGMPYAAAVNSCTAALQLSCLALDLARGDEVITTAMTFCASVNAIIHSGATPVLADVDPVTQNIDPADIERRITPRTKALLVVHFAGRACDMDPIMDIARRHNLAVIEDCAHAIETTYKGRQAGDIGDIGCFSFYATKNVVTGEGGMILSRDKARIDRMKIMGLHGMSADAWARFSDAGYKHYYVVDHGFKYNMMDMQAALGIHQLKRVEAYWKRREAVWQRYMQAFADLPVGLPAAPEPDTRHAYHLFAIRVNEARCGVSRDAMLPMMTARKIGVGVHYLAIPEHPYYQKNYGWNPDDYPNAVTYGRETISLPLSPKLSEQDVDDVIEAVRDIVTGKG, encoded by the coding sequence ATGCGCGATACCTTCCTTGTCTTCGGCCAGCCGCTCATCGAACAGGCGGAAATGGACGAAGTGCTCGACAGCATGAAGCGGGCGTGGATTGGCACCGGCCCCAAAGTGCACCAGTTCGAAAAGGATTTCGCCGCCTACAAGGGCATGCCGTATGCCGCCGCCGTCAACTCGTGCACGGCCGCGCTCCAGCTTTCCTGCCTTGCCCTCGACCTTGCGCGGGGCGACGAGGTGATCACCACGGCCATGACCTTCTGCGCCTCGGTGAACGCCATCATTCACTCCGGCGCCACCCCGGTGCTGGCCGACGTGGACCCGGTGACCCAGAACATCGACCCCGCCGACATCGAACGCCGCATCACCCCGCGCACCAAGGCCCTGCTGGTGGTGCACTTTGCCGGGCGCGCCTGCGACATGGACCCCATCATGGACATCGCGCGGCGGCACAACCTGGCGGTCATCGAAGACTGCGCCCACGCCATCGAAACCACCTACAAGGGCAGGCAGGCGGGCGACATCGGCGACATCGGCTGCTTCAGCTTCTACGCCACCAAGAACGTGGTCACCGGCGAAGGCGGCATGATCCTCTCGCGCGACAAGGCCAGGATCGACCGCATGAAGATCATGGGCCTGCACGGCATGAGCGCCGACGCCTGGGCCCGCTTCTCCGATGCGGGCTACAAGCACTATTACGTGGTCGATCACGGCTTCAAGTACAACATGATGGACATGCAGGCCGCGCTCGGCATTCACCAGCTGAAGCGGGTGGAAGCCTACTGGAAGCGCCGCGAAGCCGTGTGGCAACGCTACATGCAGGCCTTCGCCGACCTGCCCGTGGGCCTGCCCGCCGCGCCCGAACCGGACACCCGCCACGCCTACCACCTGTTCGCCATCCGGGTGAACGAGGCGCGCTGCGGTGTCTCGCGCGATGCCATGCTGCCCATGATGACCGCCCGCAAGATCGGCGTGGGGGTGCACTACCTGGCCATTCCGGAACACCCCTACTACCAGAAGAACTACGGCTGGAACCCGGACGACTACCCCAACGCCGTGACCTACGGACGCGAAACCATCTCGCTGCCGCTCTCGCCCAAGCTGAGCGAACAGGACGTGGACGACGTGATCGAGGCCGTGCGCGACATCGTCACCGGCAAGGGGTAA
- the tsf gene encoding translation elongation factor Ts produces MAITAQMVKELREKTGAGMMDCKKALEENDGNLEKAVDWLRQKGLSKAAKKAGRATSEGVIGNYIHSTGKIAVLVEVKCETDFVARNEKFQEFAKNVAMQIAANNPAAVDAESVDPAIIEREREVYRQKAREEGKPENIIEKIVEGGIKKFYKEICLLEQPYIRDDKMTIRDLLNDVIATLGENVTIGRFVRMQLGAEEA; encoded by the coding sequence ATGGCAATTACCGCCCAGATGGTTAAGGAACTGCGCGAAAAGACCGGCGCCGGCATGATGGACTGCAAGAAGGCCCTGGAAGAAAACGACGGCAACCTCGAAAAAGCCGTCGACTGGCTGCGCCAGAAGGGCCTTTCCAAGGCCGCCAAGAAGGCTGGCCGCGCCACCTCCGAAGGCGTCATCGGCAATTACATTCACTCCACCGGCAAGATCGCCGTTCTCGTGGAAGTGAAGTGCGAAACCGATTTCGTGGCCCGTAACGAAAAGTTCCAGGAATTCGCCAAGAACGTGGCCATGCAGATCGCGGCCAACAACCCCGCCGCCGTGGACGCCGAGTCCGTGGACCCCGCCATCATCGAGCGCGAGCGCGAGGTTTACCGCCAGAAGGCCCGTGAAGAAGGCAAGCCCGAGAACATCATCGAGAAGATCGTTGAAGGCGGCATCAAGAAGTTCTACAAGGAGATCTGCCTCCTGGAACAGCCGTACATCCGCGACGACAAGATGACCATCCGCGACCTGCTGAACGACGTCATCGCCACCCTGGGCGAAAACGTCACCATCGGCCGCTTCGTCCGCATGCAGCTGGGCGCGGAAGAAGCCTAG
- the rpsB gene encoding 30S ribosomal protein S2 has product MAYVSMKQMLETGVHFGHQTRRWNPKMRPFIFGARNGIHIIDLQQTVKLFRTAHDKVVDTVVNGGKVVFIGTKRQAQEAVAVEAGRASQFYVTNRWMGGTLTNFTTIQKSIDRLKKLEAMFADGTVNKYQKKEILRMQREMDKLLATLGGIKEMDRLPQLAFIVDPHREDIAVKECRKLGIPIVAVTDTNCDPDLIDFVIPGNDDAIRAIKLFVAAIADACMEGDAMRKERKGKDAEEELKKAAAPKAEAAPEAVADAPAAEAAAE; this is encoded by the coding sequence ATGGCTTATGTTTCCATGAAGCAGATGCTGGAAACCGGCGTGCACTTCGGTCACCAGACCCGCCGCTGGAACCCCAAGATGCGCCCCTTCATCTTCGGCGCCCGCAACGGCATCCATATCATCGACCTGCAGCAGACCGTTAAGCTGTTCCGCACCGCCCACGACAAGGTTGTGGACACCGTGGTCAACGGCGGCAAGGTCGTGTTCATCGGCACCAAGCGCCAGGCTCAGGAAGCCGTGGCCGTGGAAGCCGGCCGCGCCAGCCAGTTCTACGTGACCAACCGCTGGATGGGCGGCACGCTGACCAACTTCACCACCATCCAGAAGAGCATCGACCGCCTGAAGAAGCTTGAGGCCATGTTCGCCGACGGCACCGTCAACAAGTACCAGAAGAAGGAAATCCTGCGCATGCAGCGCGAGATGGACAAGCTGCTGGCCACCCTTGGCGGTATCAAGGAAATGGACCGTCTGCCCCAGCTCGCCTTCATCGTGGACCCGCACCGCGAAGACATCGCCGTAAAGGAATGCCGCAAGCTCGGCATCCCCATCGTGGCGGTCACCGATACCAACTGCGATCCCGACCTGATCGACTTCGTCATTCCCGGCAACGATGACGCCATCCGCGCCATCAAGCTCTTTGTGGCCGCCATCGCCGACGCCTGCATGGAAGGCGACGCCATGCGCAAGGAACGCAAGGGCAAGGACGCCGAGGAAGAACTGAAGAAGGCCGCCGCCCCCAAGGCCGAAGCCGCGCCTGAAGCCGTCGCTGACGCCCCCGCCGCCGAAGCCGCCGCCGAGTAA
- a CDS encoding fumarylacetoacetate hydrolase family protein encodes MRVVRVQYKGSVFFGALQDDGVVCLNHQLGLKDPIPLAELSILPVVAPSKIICAGMNYRDHAAEIGFPVPDEPVFFLKAPTAVIGSGQPILVPQGVGRVDYEGELALVVGRQCRNISPDAVPANIFGYTCANDVTARDLQRRDGLFGRCKGYDTFCPVGPWIETDLSDTANLAVRTLVNGEVRQQGNTADMLFTPNEMVSAISRVMTLLPGDLILTGTPVGIGPIAPGDEVRVEIEQVGLLINPVLAAPDGDEHAEVPLQ; translated from the coding sequence ATGCGCGTGGTACGGGTGCAATACAAGGGCAGCGTGTTCTTTGGCGCGTTGCAGGACGACGGGGTGGTGTGCCTGAACCACCAACTGGGGCTGAAAGACCCCATCCCGCTGGCGGAACTGTCCATCCTGCCGGTGGTGGCCCCCTCCAAGATCATCTGCGCGGGCATGAACTACCGCGACCACGCGGCGGAAATCGGCTTTCCCGTGCCGGACGAGCCGGTGTTCTTCCTGAAGGCGCCCACCGCCGTCATCGGCAGCGGCCAGCCCATCCTGGTGCCGCAAGGCGTGGGACGGGTGGACTACGAGGGCGAACTGGCGCTTGTGGTGGGGCGGCAATGCCGCAATATTTCTCCGGATGCCGTGCCCGCGAACATCTTCGGCTATACCTGCGCCAACGACGTCACCGCCCGCGACCTGCAACGCCGCGACGGCCTGTTCGGCCGCTGCAAGGGCTACGACACCTTCTGCCCCGTGGGGCCGTGGATAGAAACCGACCTGTCCGACACCGCCAACCTGGCCGTGCGCACCCTGGTCAACGGCGAGGTGCGCCAGCAGGGCAACACCGCCGACATGCTGTTCACCCCCAACGAGATGGTCAGCGCCATTTCACGCGTAATGACCCTGCTGCCCGGCGACCTCATCCTTACCGGCACCCCGGTCGGCATTGGTCCCATCGCGCCCGGCGACGAGGTGCGCGTGGAAATCGAGCAGGTGGGCCTTTTGATCAACCCCGTGCTGGCCGCCCCGGATGGGGACGAGCATGCCGAGGTGCCGTTGCAGTAG
- a CDS encoding ribonuclease J — MADQTPHLTITPLGGLGEIGLNCQIWSTPDSMVLVDCGLMFPEDYHLGVDVVIPRFDHVLQNRHRVRGIVLTHAHEDHIGALPWLMPHLKAPIYGSRFTLALVEHKLREHGLADRVELVPVSPDAPLVLGDMTFRFLPVCHSIIEGYALAVETPAGRVVHTGDFKIDPNPLSGPGTDLALFRDFAGDEGVRLLLSDSTNIERDGQSLGEREIMDTFRQLFDEAEGRIVVTLFSSHIQRIQEVFDLASEFGRKVVVSGRSLMNNIEIARNLGFLRAEAGMILDAVTMPPMADRDLVLLVTGSQGEPLSALSRIIMGEHKQLSIHRGDTVVMSSRFIPGNARAITKLINQLYRLGAEVYYDKVRSIHASGHAHRDELRAMIETVRPRYFVPVHGEYRHLVKHCRLAQECGVAQERTIILENGDPITLTPDSVRFEEHVPVEFILVDGKGVGDVGHSVLKERHILGGEGMVIVVLVVDEMGWEVLHGPEMLSKGFVFEQHYNHVLEDAKCIVLDIFENIPPGETERLQDRIRSSLRRFFRKVLERDPIVVPVVTTI; from the coding sequence ATGGCGGACCAGACCCCGCACCTGACCATCACCCCCCTTGGCGGACTCGGAGAGATCGGCCTGAACTGCCAGATCTGGTCCACGCCAGACTCCATGGTCCTGGTGGACTGCGGCCTGATGTTCCCCGAAGACTACCACCTTGGCGTGGACGTGGTTATTCCGCGCTTCGACCATGTGCTGCAGAACCGCCACCGGGTGCGCGGCATCGTGCTGACCCACGCGCACGAGGACCACATCGGCGCGCTGCCGTGGCTGATGCCCCACCTGAAGGCCCCCATCTACGGGTCGCGCTTCACCCTGGCCCTGGTGGAACACAAGCTGCGCGAACACGGCCTGGCCGACCGCGTGGAACTGGTGCCCGTCTCGCCCGACGCGCCGCTGGTGCTCGGCGACATGACCTTTCGCTTTCTGCCGGTGTGCCATTCCATCATCGAAGGCTACGCCCTTGCCGTGGAAACCCCGGCGGGCCGCGTGGTGCACACCGGCGACTTCAAGATCGACCCCAACCCCCTGTCCGGCCCCGGCACCGACCTTGCGCTGTTCCGCGACTTTGCCGGGGACGAGGGCGTGCGCCTGCTGCTGTCCGACTCCACCAACATCGAGCGTGACGGCCAGTCGCTGGGCGAACGCGAGATCATGGACACCTTCCGCCAGTTGTTCGACGAAGCGGAAGGGCGCATCGTGGTCACGCTGTTCTCCAGCCACATCCAGCGCATCCAGGAAGTGTTCGACCTGGCCAGCGAATTCGGGCGCAAGGTGGTGGTCAGCGGCCGCAGCCTGATGAACAACATAGAGATAGCGCGCAACCTGGGCTTTCTGCGGGCAGAGGCTGGCATGATCCTGGACGCCGTGACCATGCCCCCCATGGCCGACCGCGACCTGGTGCTGCTGGTCACCGGTTCGCAGGGCGAGCCGCTGTCGGCCCTTTCGCGCATCATCATGGGCGAGCACAAACAGCTTTCCATCCACCGGGGCGACACGGTGGTCATGTCCTCGCGCTTCATCCCCGGCAACGCGCGGGCCATCACCAAGCTCATCAACCAATTGTACCGGCTGGGCGCGGAAGTCTATTACGACAAGGTGCGCTCCATCCACGCTTCGGGCCATGCCCACCGCGACGAACTGCGCGCCATGATCGAGACCGTGCGCCCCCGCTACTTCGTGCCGGTGCACGGCGAATACCGCCACCTGGTCAAGCACTGTCGCCTGGCGCAGGAATGCGGCGTGGCGCAGGAACGCACCATCATCCTTGAAAACGGCGACCCCATCACCCTCACTCCGGACAGCGTGCGCTTTGAAGAGCACGTGCCGGTGGAATTCATCCTTGTGGATGGCAAGGGCGTGGGCGACGTGGGCCATTCGGTGCTCAAGGAACGGCACATCCTGGGTGGCGAGGGCATGGTCATCGTGGTGCTGGTGGTGGACGAAATGGGTTGGGAAGTGCTGCACGGCCCGGAAATGCTGTCCAAGGGCTTCGTGTTCGAACAGCATTACAATCACGTGCTCGAAGACGCCAAGTGCATCGTGCTGGACATCTTCGAGAACATCCCCCCCGGCGAAACGGAACGGCTGCAGGATCGCATCCGTTCGTCGCTGCGGCGGTTCTTCCGCAAGGTGCTGGAGCGCGACCCCATCGTGGTGCCCGTGGTCACCACCATCTGA